A genomic region of Candidatus Thermokryptus mobilis contains the following coding sequences:
- a CDS encoding alpha,alpha-trehalase: protein MKTYIKTGRPEFDEFIPVIKYFFDENRVDVYIDAKKIRAYIDPDAPSFWIRTIADHLRASKYFDDLRSVVEHFAETQADNGRIFDYFTVFPEKLPCERENWAKYVRVPVEADVEFRFIKAIFLVWQSTGDDLWVRKLLPKMEKALNYILTHPWRWDKKLKLVKRAYTIDTWDFAYTAGKHNWLQFQIDENTFWGIMHGDNSGYYEAFLIMSFFYDYFKDKKKANKWRERAERLKRRMNKICWNGKFYTHFVKITPVTIEGVDESQQLSLSNPMDINRGVATHKMAVSIINEYLERRKRTQAFAEWFSIDPPFPDGIFGDERIIRGAYCNGGIMPLVGGELAKAAFDHGFEWYGVDILRRYYELAIKTKKSYLWYFPDGTPLSQEKMTSPMESSKDVWGSSAMFYALMDGLAGVEDKFKLFKKVKLSPRWLSAEVDRAEVSAYYDASGRGLFYEFEFDGDKISINVTVENSFVDFNVLLPEGALADKVIFNGRSVDFKNVKVEKSRYVNFSGLIKDEAKVKIYLKKSKKDI from the coding sequence GTGAAAACATATATTAAAACTGGCAGACCCGAATTTGATGAGTTCATCCCAGTTATCAAATACTTTTTTGATGAAAATAGGGTTGATGTTTATATTGATGCGAAAAAGATAAGGGCTTATATTGATCCGGATGCACCTTCATTTTGGATAAGGACGATAGCCGATCATCTTAGGGCTTCAAAATATTTTGACGATTTAAGAAGTGTCGTTGAACATTTTGCGGAGACCCAGGCTGATAACGGAAGAATTTTTGACTATTTCACTGTTTTCCCGGAGAAATTGCCTTGTGAGAGGGAAAATTGGGCTAAATATGTTCGCGTTCCAGTTGAGGCGGATGTGGAATTTCGTTTTATTAAAGCGATTTTTCTCGTTTGGCAATCAACTGGAGATGACCTTTGGGTTCGCAAACTGTTGCCGAAGATGGAAAAGGCACTCAATTACATCTTGACGCATCCGTGGAGGTGGGATAAAAAATTAAAACTCGTCAAAAGGGCTTATACAATTGACACTTGGGATTTCGCTTATACGGCGGGTAAGCATAATTGGTTGCAGTTTCAGATAGATGAAAATACTTTCTGGGGGATAATGCATGGAGATAATAGCGGATACTATGAGGCGTTTTTAATAATGTCGTTTTTCTACGATTATTTTAAAGATAAGAAAAAAGCAAATAAATGGAGAGAAAGAGCTGAGAGGTTAAAGCGAAGGATGAATAAAATTTGTTGGAACGGGAAATTTTACACCCATTTCGTTAAGATAACGCCTGTTACAATTGAAGGTGTTGATGAATCTCAGCAGTTAAGTTTGAGCAATCCGATGGATATTAATCGTGGGGTTGCTACTCATAAAATGGCTGTTTCAATCATAAACGAATACCTGGAGAGAAGAAAAAGAACGCAAGCTTTTGCTGAATGGTTTTCAATTGATCCACCGTTTCCAGATGGGATTTTTGGAGATGAGAGAATCATTCGCGGTGCATATTGTAATGGTGGGATTATGCCACTTGTGGGTGGGGAGCTAGCTAAAGCAGCCTTTGACCATGGATTTGAATGGTATGGTGTTGACATATTGAGGAGGTATTATGAACTTGCTATTAAGACAAAGAAAAGTTATCTATGGTATTTTCCTGATGGGACACCACTTAGTCAAGAAAAGATGACGAGCCCGATGGAGTCATCAAAAGATGTTTGGGGTTCAAGTGCGATGTTTTATGCTTTGATGGATGGATTGGCTGGGGTTGAGGATAAGTTTAAACTCTTTAAAAAGGTTAAATTATCGCCACGCTGGCTTTCGGCTGAGGTGGACAGAGCGGAGGTTAGCGCTTATTATGACGCTTCGGGTAGGGGTTTATTTTATGAGTTTGAATTTGACGGTGATAAAATTTCAATTAATGTAACGGTTGAAAATTCCTTTGTTGATTTTAATGTCCTTTTACCGGAGGGGGCGTTAGCTGATAAGGTTATATTTAACGGAAGGTCAGTTGATTTTAAAAATGTTAAGGTTGAGAAGAGCCGTTATGTGAATTTTTCCGGCTTGATTAAAGATGAGGCAAAGGTTAAAATTTATTTGAAAAAATCAAAGAAGGATATATAA
- a CDS encoding sugar phosphate isomerase/epimerase family protein — protein sequence MFEIGIVSDEISLDIREAFEIGLKLGIRNYELRCIGSYDKRVPFADEKDIDFILRGVSSGRIRITALSPGLFKIKPSDSERLKFEIGEVLPETFKLARKLGVEKIIIFGFVRDGTPEEFVVEILKDVARYAYEEKFNLAIENEPGFYCDSGVNTARILEKAGAVNLGANWDPANAVGSGEFAFPIGYERIKNFIFNIHVKDAVNQPEFKCLLVGDGSVNWFGQLKAIIHDKVLDNITIETHHLPLIESTIENLKRVRAILKAIEELGE from the coding sequence ATGTTTGAGATCGGTATTGTCAGCGATGAAATTTCACTTGATATAAGGGAGGCGTTTGAGATCGGTTTGAAACTTGGAATCAGAAATTATGAACTTCGTTGTATTGGAAGTTATGATAAGCGAGTTCCATTTGCTGATGAAAAAGATATTGATTTTATCTTAAGAGGGGTTTCATCCGGAAGGATTAGGATAACGGCACTTTCACCAGGGCTATTTAAAATCAAACCGAGCGATTCTGAAAGATTGAAATTTGAAATCGGTGAAGTTTTGCCGGAAACATTTAAGCTTGCGAGGAAACTCGGTGTGGAAAAGATAATTATTTTTGGTTTTGTCAGAGATGGGACGCCGGAGGAATTTGTAGTTGAGATACTTAAAGATGTCGCTAGGTATGCGTATGAGGAGAAATTTAACCTTGCGATTGAAAATGAACCTGGTTTCTATTGTGATAGTGGGGTTAACACTGCAAGGATATTGGAGAAGGCGGGTGCGGTAAATCTTGGTGCTAATTGGGATCCTGCTAATGCTGTCGGGTCTGGAGAATTCGCATTTCCAATCGGGTATGAAAGGATAAAGAACTTTATCTTTAACATTCATGTCAAGGATGCGGTAAATCAACCTGAGTTTAAATGTCTTCTTGTGGGTGATGGCTCGGTTAATTGGTTTGGACAACTTAAGGCGATAATACACGATAAAGTGCTTGACAATATCACAATTGAAACACATCATTTGCCGTTGATAGAATCAACCATTGAAAATTTAAAAAGGGTTAGAGCGATTCTAAAAGCAATTGAGGAGCTTGGGGAATGA
- a CDS encoding Gfo/Idh/MocA family protein produces MKKVNVALVGVGGHGLTIRKAVKLCPRINVVAVYDINKSLAEEASKEFGCEKFSNYDELLELRDINAVIIATPNHLHFEQAYKALKKGKDVFIEKPITVKVDEARKLVRLARSEKLILQVGHNTRKRKVFRKAKEILDSGKLGKVIFFEANISMKTGLGRFPRWKADKSKCPLLPMTQLGIHFVDVIYYLLGEITDVFAHGRKSVLKVEDTVIAALKLSSGVIGVLSSSYVTGDAYEFKIYGTDAFMNCYVDRVELWQGDKDKPEVFILVEDIDSYLEEVSEFAECVIHRRNPEVDGYIGMKNLKVVEAMIESIAKKTAVRV; encoded by the coding sequence ATGAAAAAGGTTAATGTTGCGCTCGTTGGAGTTGGAGGTCATGGCTTGACGATAAGAAAAGCTGTTAAATTGTGTCCCCGAATTAATGTTGTTGCTGTTTACGATATTAATAAAAGTTTAGCTGAGGAAGCATCTAAGGAGTTTGGATGTGAAAAATTTTCAAATTATGATGAACTTCTTGAACTTCGTGATATAAATGCGGTTATCATTGCAACGCCAAATCACTTACATTTTGAGCAGGCGTATAAGGCATTGAAAAAAGGTAAGGATGTTTTCATTGAAAAACCGATCACCGTTAAAGTTGATGAAGCGAGAAAGCTTGTGAGGTTAGCAAGGTCTGAAAAATTAATCCTTCAAGTTGGGCACAATACAAGAAAGCGGAAGGTTTTTAGGAAAGCAAAGGAAATTTTGGATAGCGGGAAACTTGGTAAGGTTATTTTTTTTGAAGCCAATATATCTATGAAAACTGGGCTTGGTCGTTTTCCAAGATGGAAAGCGGATAAAAGCAAATGTCCACTTTTGCCCATGACTCAACTTGGGATTCATTTCGTTGATGTGATTTATTATTTGCTCGGTGAGATAACCGATGTTTTTGCTCACGGGAGAAAGTCGGTTTTAAAGGTTGAAGATACGGTAATAGCGGCGCTCAAACTTTCAAGTGGTGTTATAGGTGTTCTTTCAAGCTCTTATGTTACGGGGGACGCCTATGAATTTAAAATTTATGGAACGGATGCTTTTATGAATTGCTATGTTGATAGGGTTGAACTTTGGCAAGGGGATAAAGATAAGCCGGAGGTTTTCATCTTAGTGGAGGATATTGATAGTTATCTTGAAGAGGTGAGTGAGTTTGCTGAGTGCGTAATCCACAGAAGAAACCCTGAAGTTGATGGTTATATCGGTATGAAAAATTTAAAGGTTGTTGAGGCAATGATTGAATCAATCGCTAAGAAAACCGCAGTTAGGGTATGA
- a CDS encoding ROK family protein: protein MEVGVIGVDVGGTKMTAGLYREEIVKLLRVQVDRGAGAEGGFKVICDMLVDLFNEARLRGFSVERIGVGFGGPVDFESGVVYLSHHVRGWENFPLRDELERRFGVSVVVDNDANAGALGEWVFGAGRGIDDLIYVNIGTGIGSGVISGGRLVRGWRNLAGEIGHMTVKLDGPVCSCGRRGCLESLASGSAIGREGSERFGRAMRSEEIFELALEGNAIARQILFEVIDSLAFAIGAAVNLFNPRKVILGGGVAEVSESLLVEPLRERLSYYTLREVYEGLEVVRAELGYDAGVMGAIALAIVMF from the coding sequence ATGGAGGTTGGTGTTATTGGTGTAGATGTTGGTGGGACGAAGATGACTGCAGGTTTGTATAGGGAGGAGATTGTTAAGTTATTAAGGGTTCAAGTTGATCGTGGTGCGGGGGCTGAGGGTGGGTTTAAGGTGATTTGTGATATGTTGGTTGATTTGTTTAACGAGGCGAGGTTGCGGGGTTTTAGTGTTGAGAGGATAGGTGTTGGTTTTGGTGGGCCGGTTGATTTTGAGAGCGGGGTTGTTTATTTATCGCATCATGTTCGTGGGTGGGAAAATTTTCCTTTAAGGGATGAGCTTGAGAGGCGTTTTGGAGTTTCTGTTGTTGTTGATAACGATGCTAATGCTGGAGCGCTTGGGGAGTGGGTTTTTGGTGCTGGTAGAGGGATTGATGATTTGATATATGTTAACATTGGGACGGGCATTGGTAGTGGGGTTATAAGTGGTGGGAGGTTAGTTCGTGGTTGGAGAAATTTGGCTGGTGAGATAGGGCATATGACTGTTAAGTTGGATGGCCCTGTTTGTAGTTGCGGGAGGAGGGGTTGTTTGGAGTCGTTAGCTTCTGGGAGTGCTATTGGGCGTGAGGGGAGTGAGCGATTTGGAAGGGCGATGAGAAGTGAAGAGATTTTTGAGCTTGCTTTAGAGGGTAATGCTATAGCTAGGCAAATTCTCTTTGAGGTCATTGATAGTTTAGCATTTGCGATTGGTGCTGCGGTAAATTTATTTAATCCGAGGAAAGTGATTCTTGGTGGTGGAGTTGCTGAGGTGTCGGAGAGTTTGTTGGTTGAGCCGTTGAGGGAGAGGTTGTCATATTATACTTTGCGTGAGGTGTATGAAGGTTTGGAAGTTGTAAGGGCGGAGCTTGGCTACGATGCTGGGGTTATGGGGGCGATAGCTTTAGCAATTGTTATGTTTTAA
- a CDS encoding VPS10 domain-containing protein — protein sequence MRGFKFLFLLFCILLNYSTALSERKIYAVVLISGKMIVGADNSLSGLFISSDDGNFWIHKGWGNIKATSIAIEPNSKGEVLYLTAGNGVLKSTDRGETWRIMTDWRVTEVLRVVIHPENKNEIFIATPYGVFKSVDSGWSWEEKNDGIKPEETGTTSSTFVSSIVIDRGNPSRILIGTEDGIYESLNRGERWKALALKGIGIRVLVQSPHNSDVLFAGTESDGIFKSSDGGKSWKKVNDGLTSLTIYTIAFDPKNDKVIYSAGFKTGICVSNDGGETWKCSEKGLDGFNSIHSIAVHPDKPNFIVIGTIDGGVFISADGGKTWRHSGLKGAIVWTVHIE from the coding sequence ATGAGAGGATTTAAATTTTTATTTCTTTTGTTTTGTATCTTATTAAATTATTCCACTGCGTTGAGTGAAAGGAAAATTTATGCGGTTGTTTTGATAAGTGGGAAAATGATAGTTGGTGCGGATAATTCGCTTTCTGGATTGTTCATCTCTTCAGATGATGGAAATTTTTGGATTCACAAGGGGTGGGGAAATATAAAAGCGACCTCAATTGCTATTGAACCAAATTCAAAGGGTGAAGTTCTGTATTTGACGGCTGGAAATGGTGTTCTTAAATCAACCGATCGCGGTGAAACATGGAGAATTATGACTGATTGGAGGGTGACTGAGGTTTTAAGAGTCGTTATTCATCCAGAGAATAAGAATGAAATTTTCATTGCCACGCCTTATGGTGTATTTAAATCGGTGGATTCTGGGTGGAGTTGGGAGGAGAAAAATGATGGTATAAAGCCCGAGGAAACTGGGACGACATCGTCAACATTTGTTAGCTCAATTGTGATTGACAGGGGGAATCCGAGCAGAATTTTAATTGGAACTGAAGATGGAATTTATGAGAGTTTGAATAGAGGCGAAAGATGGAAGGCATTAGCCTTGAAAGGCATCGGCATAAGGGTGCTTGTTCAGAGTCCTCACAATTCGGATGTTTTATTTGCTGGAACGGAGAGTGATGGTATCTTTAAATCAAGCGATGGTGGGAAATCATGGAAAAAAGTTAACGATGGATTGACCTCGCTCACAATTTACACGATTGCATTTGATCCGAAAAATGATAAGGTTATATATTCAGCCGGCTTTAAAACGGGGATATGTGTATCCAACGACGGTGGAGAAACATGGAAATGTTCAGAAAAAGGTCTTGATGGTTTTAACTCTATACATTCAATAGCTGTTCATCCAGATAAACCTAATTTCATTGTTATTGGAACGATTGATGGTGGTGTTTTTATAAGTGCGGACGGTGGAAAAACTTGGAGACATTCTGGACTTAAAGGGGCGATTGTTTGGACTGTCCATATAGAATAG
- a CDS encoding oxidoreductase, with protein MRFFRFRTIDELKSEVKHLGLDEIIKFDENLSEVFKPIKVGRLVIGNRFAVHPMEGCDGTLDGKPDELTFRRWERFGGGGAKLVWGEATAVVEEGRANPRQLLLNEKNLKEFALLVQKARKAHREIWGDDSDLVIGIQLTHSGRWSYKRPIIAFHNPVVDSLTYIDKEKKIPIDKNYPVVSDDYLERLEDKFVKCAKLAFEAGFQFVDIKQCHTYLLNELLAGRTRDGKYGGDFLSRTRFIRNVVRKIKSELGDKIEVASRINVFDCIPFLKDINGIGKPVNYPVPYLYGFGVKEDNPLEPDLTEPIELIKILASMGVKLINISMGSPYYNPHIGRPFETPPIDGYKQPEQPLFGVARHFKLTSEVKNAVGSDVIIVGTGYSYLREFFVYAAEANIKEQRVSIVGVGRGALAYPDFFLDLKRYGKLNPSKVCITISHCTNLMRSKHNELGQFPAGCVPRDKVYAKIFQIARKGYTKK; from the coding sequence ATGAGATTCTTTAGGTTCAGGACTATTGATGAACTTAAATCTGAGGTTAAACATCTTGGGCTTGATGAGATCATAAAGTTTGATGAAAATCTTAGTGAGGTTTTTAAGCCGATCAAAGTAGGTCGGTTGGTAATAGGTAATAGATTTGCCGTTCATCCGATGGAGGGTTGTGATGGGACATTGGATGGTAAGCCAGATGAGCTTACATTTAGAAGGTGGGAAAGATTTGGGGGTGGTGGGGCAAAGTTGGTATGGGGTGAGGCAACGGCGGTAGTTGAAGAGGGGAGGGCAAATCCAAGACAACTTCTTTTAAATGAAAAAAACTTAAAAGAATTTGCACTTCTTGTCCAGAAAGCAAGGAAAGCCCATAGAGAAATCTGGGGCGATGACTCAGACCTTGTAATAGGAATTCAACTAACACATTCAGGTAGATGGAGTTACAAAAGGCCAATCATAGCATTTCATAATCCAGTTGTAGATAGTTTGACTTACATTGATAAAGAAAAAAAAATTCCAATTGATAAAAATTATCCTGTTGTATCTGATGATTACCTTGAACGACTTGAGGATAAGTTTGTAAAATGTGCTAAGCTTGCTTTTGAGGCGGGGTTTCAATTTGTGGATATTAAACAGTGTCATACATATCTTTTAAACGAGCTTCTTGCAGGGAGGACAAGGGATGGAAAGTATGGAGGTGATTTTTTAAGCCGAACGAGGTTTATAAGAAATGTCGTCCGTAAGATAAAATCGGAACTTGGCGATAAAATTGAAGTCGCGTCGCGTATAAATGTTTTTGATTGCATACCTTTTCTTAAAGATATAAATGGAATTGGGAAACCAGTTAATTATCCTGTGCCTTATCTGTATGGTTTTGGGGTGAAGGAAGATAATCCGCTTGAACCTGATTTAACAGAGCCGATAGAGTTAATCAAAATCCTTGCCTCTATGGGTGTTAAGTTAATTAACATTTCAATGGGAAGCCCTTATTATAATCCACATATAGGAAGACCGTTTGAAACACCCCCTATTGATGGATATAAACAACCTGAACAACCCCTTTTTGGTGTAGCGAGGCATTTTAAGCTTACTTCAGAGGTAAAAAATGCTGTTGGTAGTGATGTTATAATTGTCGGGACGGGGTATAGCTATCTCCGTGAGTTTTTTGTCTACGCAGCGGAAGCGAACATTAAAGAGCAAAGGGTTTCTATAGTCGGCGTTGGCAGGGGAGCACTTGCTTATCCCGATTTCTTTCTTGATCTAAAAAGGTATGGGAAATTAAATCCATCAAAAGTTTGTATTACGATAAGTCATTGCACAAATTTGATGCGTTCAAAACATAATGAACTCGGTCAATTTCCAGCTGGATGTGTGCCTCGGGATAAGGTTTATGCGAAAATTTTTCAGATTGCAAGAAAGGGATATACGAAGAAATAA
- a CDS encoding sodium:solute symporter family transporter, with product MRLAQPVDYIVLVFYFILMIGVGVYFSRFSRSVRDYFAGGNRIPWWVSGISLYMTNFSAWTFTAAAGFIYHSSWYGVIYISSGIVTYFIGALLTAKRWRRSRVLSPIEYTQTRFNRQTQQLLGWVISLNFILSAGAQLSATCKFLAPLFGIDLDLLIIITGVVILIYTFLGGLWGVMITDFLQFVILLSITLIVSPLSLSLIGGVKGLLEKSPALVFEHIYNNVHYDFHFLVAIYLIGIFGIASGASQRFYSVVDEKSALKVGILASILSFAQPLLFAIPPLVARIIWPDLTQVDFFKKFFQPNDLVYLAVALKFLPVGLIGLLMSAMLAATMSTLSSVYNYVGSIITRDIYLSLLNPSASEAKQFKFGRIISLVLGLIVIIEALIYIHSEFGIFNIMTTFFTLFNIPVIIPLTFGLISKRIPRWGAFLSIIWGLAVGAMARFVAGWSMGLQVYIAAISTFAVLMLSYKIRQLYLSKRKTLYFVSFIVSVFYLLIFALNITGEVVPAKIIILIVGSFALGFSLVYSNRFIKEEPTDRDVIENFFKRIETPVDVVEEVYGKGEKEVSTFPLLGAIIILIGVLIPFLSFVGGSKRDIFIFFAVSVIYIIFGGLMVYYGRKAELKFKRYLEFARANKQK from the coding sequence ATGCGACTGGCACAACCTGTTGATTATATTGTCCTTGTATTTTATTTCATTTTGATGATCGGGGTTGGGGTATATTTTTCAAGGTTCAGCAGAAGTGTTAGGGATTACTTTGCTGGGGGTAATAGGATACCTTGGTGGGTGAGCGGTATATCGCTATATATGACCAACTTCAGCGCTTGGACATTTACAGCAGCTGCTGGTTTTATATACCATTCCTCTTGGTATGGGGTTATCTACATAAGCAGTGGGATAGTGACTTATTTTATCGGTGCTCTACTGACAGCTAAGAGATGGCGTAGGTCGCGTGTTCTATCACCGATTGAATACACTCAAACGAGATTCAATCGTCAGACTCAACAATTGCTCGGCTGGGTGATTTCGCTGAATTTCATACTTTCAGCTGGGGCGCAGCTTTCAGCTACCTGTAAATTCCTTGCGCCTCTTTTCGGGATTGATCTTGACCTTTTGATAATTATAACAGGAGTTGTGATTTTAATTTATACATTCCTTGGAGGTTTATGGGGGGTTATGATTACGGATTTTCTTCAGTTTGTAATTTTGTTAAGTATTACTTTGATAGTTTCACCTTTGAGTTTAAGTCTCATTGGTGGTGTTAAAGGTTTGCTTGAAAAATCACCGGCGCTTGTATTTGAACATATTTATAATAATGTCCATTATGACTTTCATTTCCTCGTGGCGATATACTTAATAGGAATTTTTGGCATTGCATCTGGGGCTTCGCAAAGATTTTATAGTGTTGTTGATGAGAAGTCGGCTTTGAAAGTTGGGATTTTGGCTTCCATTTTATCTTTTGCGCAACCTTTACTTTTTGCCATTCCGCCACTTGTTGCAAGGATAATTTGGCCAGATTTAACACAGGTTGATTTCTTCAAGAAATTTTTTCAACCGAACGATCTAGTTTATCTTGCCGTAGCTTTAAAGTTTTTACCTGTTGGTTTAATTGGTCTTCTTATGTCTGCAATGCTTGCTGCGACTATGAGCACTCTTTCAAGCGTTTACAATTATGTCGGTTCAATAATTACGCGCGATATCTATCTGAGTTTGTTAAATCCCAGTGCAAGTGAAGCGAAACAATTCAAATTCGGCAGAATAATTTCGCTTGTCCTCGGTTTAATTGTAATCATTGAGGCGTTGATTTATATCCATAGCGAATTTGGTATTTTCAATATCATGACTACATTTTTCACCTTGTTTAATATCCCGGTGATAATTCCGCTCACATTTGGCTTGATCTCAAAAAGGATACCAAGATGGGGTGCATTTTTGAGTATAATTTGGGGTCTTGCAGTTGGAGCTATGGCAAGATTCGTAGCGGGTTGGTCAATGGGGTTACAGGTTTATATAGCTGCGATTTCTACCTTTGCGGTTTTGATGCTAAGTTATAAAATAAGACAACTTTACCTTTCAAAAAGAAAAACGCTTTATTTTGTTTCTTTTATTGTTTCCGTTTTTTATTTATTAATTTTTGCATTGAATATAACAGGGGAGGTTGTCCCAGCTAAAATCATAATTTTAATTGTTGGGTCTTTTGCTCTTGGATTTAGCCTGGTTTATTCCAATAGGTTCATCAAAGAGGAGCCAACTGATAGAGATGTCATTGAGAATTTCTTCAAGAGGATTGAAACACCTGTTGATGTTGTAGAAGAAGTTTACGGAAAAGGGGAAAAAGAGGTTTCAACCTTTCCATTGCTTGGGGCTATCATTATTTTGATTGGTGTCTTGATACCCTTCCTTTCATTTGTTGGTGGTTCCAAGAGGGATATATTCATATTCTTCGCAGTAAGCGTAATATACATCATCTTTGGCGGTTTGATGGTTTATTATGGTAGAAAGGCGGAATTAAAGTTTAAGCGGTATCTTGAATTTGCCAGAGCAAATAAACAAAAATAG